A genomic stretch from Bacillus sp. N1-1 includes:
- a CDS encoding IucA/IucC family siderophore biosynthesis protein has protein sequence MYSDKDLDHILSKESWELVNHKLLAKMLSEFMYEDMITPEIIQEQENHSLFELRVSAKKTYQFRAATRLFDSFDVDWKSIRLFSYGKEEKVGAIAFLLDIQTLIGMSAETTAHLVKEINQTLIADAHLLSNRVSSDDLVEEDYARLEGYMTGHPWITYNKGRIGFGYDDYLDFAPEHQNEVKLSWIGVSREISSFQSVNDLTFDELINAELSVDDLQKFKELLLAKRLDPTNFLFMPVHEWQWKNVLIQNFAEEIANQTIVPLGESSDVYLPQQSIRTFVNQSHRDKHHVKLPMSILNTLVYRGLPTERTLIAPQITEFIKGIYENDSFLRDECNVILPGEIASINVDHPYYQRLEHAPYQYKEMLGVIFRESIYTYLEEGEQAITLAALLYEDHDGKAYIQSMIEKSGISTQEWITQFLDVTMKPLLHYLYQYGTVFSPHGQNTILVLKEYKPCRLAVKDFVDDVNISDQPFQELSRLSHQLKTVLRSEPPEGLTQFIFTGLFICHLRYLTNILEHNEMMTEDEFWKILAETVRSYQARFPHLEERFKLFDFFQPSFTKLCLNRNRMVQDGYSSGDDRPHASEFGKVNNALSYYKGVTK, from the coding sequence ATGTATTCTGATAAAGACTTAGATCATATTTTATCAAAAGAAAGCTGGGAACTAGTGAATCATAAACTTCTCGCAAAAATGCTTTCAGAATTTATGTACGAGGACATGATTACACCTGAAATCATTCAAGAACAAGAAAACCATAGCCTTTTTGAGCTACGTGTTTCTGCCAAGAAAACATATCAGTTCCGTGCAGCAACTCGTCTTTTTGATAGCTTCGACGTTGATTGGAAATCGATTCGTCTCTTTTCATACGGAAAAGAAGAGAAGGTAGGAGCAATCGCTTTTCTTCTCGATATTCAAACACTGATCGGCATGTCGGCTGAAACGACAGCTCACTTAGTAAAAGAAATCAACCAAACCCTTATTGCCGATGCTCATCTGTTATCAAATCGCGTGTCCTCAGATGATTTAGTTGAGGAAGACTATGCTAGATTAGAAGGTTATATGACCGGTCACCCTTGGATCACCTATAACAAAGGGCGAATTGGATTTGGCTACGATGATTACTTGGACTTTGCCCCTGAACATCAGAATGAAGTAAAGCTTTCCTGGATCGGGGTTAGTCGTGAAATAAGCTCTTTTCAATCCGTTAACGATCTAACTTTTGATGAGCTTATAAACGCTGAGTTAAGTGTTGATGACCTTCAAAAATTCAAGGAGCTTTTACTAGCAAAAAGGCTAGATCCCACCAACTTTCTCTTCATGCCAGTTCATGAGTGGCAGTGGAAAAACGTTTTGATTCAGAATTTTGCAGAAGAAATTGCGAATCAAACGATTGTACCGCTCGGGGAATCTAGTGACGTTTACCTTCCTCAGCAATCCATTCGGACGTTTGTCAATCAATCTCATCGAGACAAGCATCATGTTAAGTTGCCAATGAGCATTTTAAATACTCTCGTCTATCGGGGCTTACCTACAGAACGAACGCTCATTGCCCCGCAAATCACCGAATTTATAAAAGGAATCTATGAAAACGACTCCTTCTTAAGAGATGAATGTAACGTTATTTTACCAGGTGAAATTGCTAGTATTAACGTTGATCATCCTTATTATCAAAGGCTTGAACATGCACCGTATCAATACAAAGAAATGCTTGGGGTTATTTTTCGTGAAAGCATCTACACATACCTTGAAGAAGGAGAACAAGCCATTACATTAGCCGCATTGCTATATGAAGACCATGACGGTAAAGCCTATATTCAAAGTATGATTGAAAAGTCAGGGATTTCGACGCAAGAATGGATAACTCAATTTCTTGATGTCACGATGAAACCGCTGCTGCATTATTTGTACCAGTACGGCACGGTCTTCTCGCCACATGGACAAAACACCATTCTCGTATTGAAAGAGTACAAACCGTGCCGACTGGCTGTAAAAGATTTCGTAGATGACGTTAATATTAGTGATCAACCATTCCAGGAGTTAAGTAGACTGTCACACCAGTTAAAAACGGTTCTTCGCAGTGAACCACCAGAGGGACTTACGCAATTTATTTTCACAGGTTTGTTTATTTGTCACCTTCGCTATTTGACAAATATTCTAGAGCATAACGAAATGATGACTGAAGATGAGTTTTGGAAAATTCTCGCGGAAACGGTTCGCTCCTATCAAGCTAGGTTTCCTCACCTAGAAGAGCGGTTTAAGCTGTTTGATTTCTTCCAACCATCATTTACGAAGCTATGTCTCAATCGAAATCGCATGGTCCAAGATGGTTATTCGTCTGGAGATGATCGGCCCCACGCATCAGAATTCGGTAAAGTAAACAATGCACTTTCTTATTATAAAGGAGTAACAAAATAA
- a CDS encoding GNAT family N-acetyltransferase, translating into MAFECSITEESGRTISFRPVNVEDVHILHEWMHQKHIYPFWKLNLPLEEIKVWVKNSISSRHKRVFMGYLHDEPVCYVIGYDVRQDPIKHYYSIEPRDMGMHLLIGPRQLLNKEDGETIIRAMTLFLFEKFGANRMIGEPDYRNRIVIPILKKLGANVIKEIQINEKKAKLILANRDDFHKNIGDSKITSSFQLVHSPAYEWERFDEAIYHG; encoded by the coding sequence ATGGCTTTCGAATGCTCGATCACCGAAGAATCCGGTCGAACCATTTCTTTTCGACCGGTGAATGTAGAAGATGTTCATATTTTACACGAATGGATGCATCAGAAACACATTTACCCATTTTGGAAGTTAAATTTGCCGCTTGAAGAAATTAAAGTCTGGGTTAAAAACTCAATTTCGTCGCGTCATAAGCGCGTTTTTATGGGTTATCTACATGATGAACCGGTTTGTTACGTCATTGGTTATGATGTTAGGCAGGATCCAATTAAACACTATTATTCGATTGAACCGAGGGATATGGGAATGCATTTGCTTATAGGACCTAGACAACTATTAAACAAGGAAGATGGGGAAACAATTATTAGAGCCATGACATTGTTTTTGTTTGAAAAGTTTGGTGCAAATAGAATGATTGGAGAGCCAGATTATCGAAATAGGATCGTCATTCCAATACTAAAAAAACTCGGTGCAAATGTGATAAAAGAGATTCAAATCAATGAAAAAAAAGCAAAGCTTATACTTGCGAACCGAGATGATTTTCATAAAAATATAGGCGATTCAAAAATCACTTCTTCCTTTCAGCTTGTACATTCCCCTGCTTACGAGTGGGAAAGATTTGATGAGGCGATTTATCATGGATAA
- a CDS encoding alpha/beta hydrolase — translation MDNRKLDSQFERLLKKIATRMKELQHPPLDLLTPEMSRYYYDEARAYFTPILLTQTCSVERRIGSHQIPIRIYQPEGFHNLPVFIYMHGGGWVFGSLDSCESFCQYIAEKCKCIVISVGYRLAPEHKYPAALMDTIDAVLWTVEHISSYGGDINRLSIGGESSGANLAAAACIALHQKVSIHHQFLINPVTNYSFDSPSYLENYQFNLTAEKMKWFWHHYLKTSNDGKEPFASPLQVKDQIAANLPQALIVTVEYDPLRSEGEAYANKLKRNGVNVTHLQYEKLVHSFINMIGEVDVAKLAVDEMLFHMKQFIYAEEAHNSYMKSV, via the coding sequence ATGGATAATCGTAAACTTGATTCGCAATTTGAAAGATTATTAAAAAAAATCGCTACAAGAATGAAAGAATTGCAACATCCTCCTCTTGATTTACTAACACCAGAAATGTCACGTTATTACTATGATGAAGCTCGCGCATACTTTACACCTATTCTTTTAACTCAAACATGCTCAGTTGAAAGAAGAATCGGTAGTCATCAAATTCCTATTCGTATTTATCAACCAGAAGGTTTTCATAATCTTCCTGTATTCATCTACATGCATGGTGGCGGGTGGGTTTTTGGATCGCTTGATAGCTGTGAATCATTTTGTCAATACATAGCAGAGAAGTGCAAGTGTATCGTGATTTCTGTAGGATATCGACTTGCACCTGAACACAAATATCCTGCTGCATTAATGGATACAATTGATGCAGTACTCTGGACGGTTGAACATATTTCATCCTATGGAGGAGACATCAACAGACTGTCCATCGGCGGTGAATCTTCAGGTGCGAATTTGGCAGCGGCTGCTTGTATTGCTCTTCACCAAAAAGTCTCTATCCATCATCAATTTTTGATTAATCCAGTCACAAATTATTCGTTTGATTCTCCTTCCTATCTTGAGAATTACCAATTTAATTTAACAGCTGAGAAAATGAAATGGTTTTGGCACCATTACCTGAAAACCTCAAATGATGGGAAGGAACCTTTCGCTTCTCCTTTACAAGTAAAAGATCAGATAGCTGCAAATCTTCCTCAAGCTTTAATCGTCACTGTTGAATATGATCCGTTAAGAAGTGAGGGAGAAGCTTATGCGAATAAACTAAAAAGAAATGGTGTAAACGTTACCCACCTTCAGTATGAAAAACTGGTTCATAGTTTCATCAATATGATTGGAGAAGTTGACGTTGCTAAATTGGCTGTCGATGAGATGCTTTTTCATATGAAACAATTTATTTACGCGGAAGAAGCACATAATTCATATATGAAATCGGTTTAA
- a CDS encoding aldo/keto reductase produces the protein MKYRQLGQTDLKVSEVSFGTWAIGGAWGKTNDAKALESLQYAIDAGVNFFDTADVYGDGHSEELLAKATKGQEDKIHIATKFCRAGDIHDPATYSEESVRSYCEASLKRLERDQIDLFQIHCPPIEILKDGDVFRVLDKLKAEGKIRYYGVSVETVEEGLLCLEYPGVSTLQVIFNLFRQKPLEELFPKAYEQGVGILTRVPLASGLLTGKFKKNSSFEEDDHRHFNRNGEAFNVGETFAGIEFEKGVELSNEIDWIARDRESMTTAALKWILEHKEVSCVIPGFKNIDQVKQNLKAVEVPDFTKEEIEKLKAFYEQEVHGLIRGAY, from the coding sequence ATGAAGTATCGACAGTTAGGACAAACCGACTTAAAGGTAAGTGAAGTTAGTTTTGGAACATGGGCCATCGGCGGAGCGTGGGGGAAAACAAATGACGCCAAAGCTCTCGAATCACTTCAATACGCGATCGATGCCGGCGTTAACTTCTTTGATACGGCAGATGTATACGGAGATGGTCATAGTGAAGAGCTTCTTGCTAAAGCAACAAAGGGGCAGGAAGATAAGATCCATATTGCAACTAAATTTTGTCGTGCAGGAGATATCCATGATCCAGCTACTTACTCTGAAGAAAGTGTACGTTCATACTGTGAAGCGAGCTTAAAACGATTGGAACGAGATCAGATTGATCTTTTTCAAATCCACTGTCCACCAATTGAAATATTAAAGGATGGAGACGTGTTTCGAGTATTAGATAAGTTAAAAGCAGAAGGAAAAATACGTTATTACGGTGTAAGTGTCGAAACCGTAGAAGAAGGATTATTATGTCTTGAATATCCAGGCGTAAGCACATTGCAAGTGATTTTTAATCTTTTTAGACAAAAACCTTTAGAAGAATTGTTTCCTAAGGCGTATGAACAAGGCGTGGGGATCCTCACTCGGGTACCACTTGCAAGTGGTTTATTAACTGGGAAATTCAAGAAAAACTCATCCTTCGAAGAAGACGACCATCGTCACTTTAATCGAAACGGAGAAGCCTTTAATGTTGGGGAAACCTTTGCAGGGATTGAATTTGAAAAGGGTGTTGAATTAAGTAATGAAATCGATTGGATTGCTCGAGATCGTGAGAGTATGACAACCGCAGCGTTAAAATGGATCCTTGAACATAAAGAAGTCTCTTGTGTTATTCCTGGCTTTAAAAATATTGATCAGGTGAAACAGAACCTTAAAGCGGTAGAAGTTCCTGATTTTACGAAAGAAGAGATCGAGAAGCTTAAAGCGTTCTATGAGCAAGAAGTTCATGGGCTAATTAGAGGAGCTTATTAA
- a CDS encoding LysR family transcriptional regulator codes for MEIRHLEYFSEVARQLSFTKAASTLHVSQPSISKAIKNLETELGIPLFYRSKQLELTDAGKAVLVNAQHVLRAFQNLTAELSDITELKKGEIKIGIPPIIGAAFFSKIISQFKALYPTVEILLTEVGSKMIKQGVDDGSLDIGLICNTPLKNSSFEAVQVIKDPLMLIVHDEHPLAVYSEIHLADLEYEPFILYRDDFTLYDRILEECSKNEFYPNIVCQSSQKDFMIEMVEAKLGIALLPSKIAYSIHNDRIKTLKLRHSNLNLELGLIWKRNKYLPFAVKEFINLAEPVVELKQ; via the coding sequence TTGGAGATTCGTCATCTTGAGTATTTTTCAGAAGTGGCGAGACAGCTAAGTTTTACAAAAGCAGCATCGACACTTCATGTGTCACAACCATCGATTAGTAAAGCCATCAAGAATCTGGAAACAGAGCTTGGCATCCCCCTTTTCTATCGGTCTAAGCAATTAGAATTGACTGATGCTGGTAAGGCCGTTTTGGTCAATGCCCAGCATGTTCTTCGTGCTTTTCAAAATCTAACGGCAGAGCTATCGGATATCACAGAATTAAAAAAGGGGGAAATCAAAATCGGGATCCCCCCTATCATCGGTGCAGCTTTTTTTTCAAAGATAATCAGCCAGTTTAAGGCACTCTATCCTACAGTAGAAATCCTACTTACTGAAGTAGGGTCCAAAATGATAAAACAAGGCGTTGATGACGGTTCTCTTGATATTGGATTGATCTGTAACACTCCTTTAAAAAATAGTAGTTTTGAAGCAGTACAGGTTATCAAAGATCCACTCATGTTAATCGTTCATGATGAGCATCCGTTAGCAGTGTACTCTGAAATCCACCTTGCTGATCTCGAATATGAGCCCTTTATTTTGTATCGAGATGACTTCACTTTATATGATCGAATTCTAGAAGAATGCTCGAAGAATGAATTTTATCCTAATATCGTATGTCAAAGCTCGCAAAAGGATTTTATGATTGAAATGGTAGAAGCGAAACTGGGTATTGCACTTTTACCGAGTAAAATTGCGTATTCAATTCATAATGATAGGATTAAAACTTTAAAGCTTAGACACTCTAATTTAAACTTAGAACTCGGACTGATCTGGAAACGAAATAAATATTTGCCTTTTGCTGTGAAAGAGTTTATTAATCTAGCTGAACCAGTTGTTGAGCTGAAACAATAG
- a CDS encoding malate synthase G, with the protein MEKYTKIGSLQVATELYNFINSDVIPGTDVSSDQFWNGFDEIVKDLSPKNKRLLSIREELQQEINEWHQANPKYSFKEYKTFLTKLNYIEKQTDEFTITTTNVDDELAVQAGPQLVVPVNNGRYAINAANARWGSLYDALYGTDAISDENGADKVGNYNPVRGQKVIAYAKRFLDSAVPLKEQSYSDIKRFSIEQGMLKVHFSDNNESVLLNQEQFVGYQGNENNPDAILLKNNDIHLEIQIDPSNPIGKTDPAGIKDVYVESAITTIMDFEDSVAAVDAEDKVLVYRNFFGLIKGDIVASFPKGKKTISRTLNPDREYISPDGKEFSLRGRSLMFARNVGHLMTTNAVLDQSNNEVPEGILDTVITGLIAKHDILNNGKYQNSSKGSIYIVKPKMHGSEEVAFANELFNRTEDLLALKRNTMKIGVMDEERRTTLNLQNCIREVKERVVFINTGFLDRTGDEIHTSMEAGPVIRKNEMKNATWLQSYEKSNVQQGLKTGFSGVGQIGKGMWAMPDLMADMLAQKGSQLQAGANTAWVPSPTAATLHALHYHEANVPNIQSELAKTTSTYQDDILQVPIEDKNWSKEEIQEELDNNAQGILGYVVRWVEHGVGCSKVPDIRNIELMEDRATLRISSQHMANWLHHGICTEEQVLETMKRMAKVVDEQNASDPDYRAMAANYQDSVAFQAACDLVFKGLEQPSGYTEPILHKRRQEAKAKLYANK; encoded by the coding sequence ATGGAAAAGTATACGAAGATCGGCTCTTTACAAGTAGCCACTGAACTCTATAACTTTATTAATTCCGATGTTATTCCAGGTACAGACGTTTCAAGTGATCAATTCTGGAACGGATTCGATGAAATTGTGAAAGATCTCTCTCCTAAAAATAAAAGACTACTTTCAATTCGTGAAGAACTTCAACAAGAAATCAACGAATGGCATCAAGCAAATCCTAAGTACAGTTTCAAGGAATACAAAACGTTTTTAACAAAATTAAATTATATTGAGAAGCAAACGGATGAATTTACGATAACCACTACAAATGTGGACGATGAATTAGCTGTTCAGGCTGGACCACAACTAGTTGTGCCAGTAAACAATGGACGTTACGCAATTAACGCTGCGAACGCAAGATGGGGAAGCCTTTATGACGCATTATATGGAACAGACGCCATTAGCGACGAAAACGGAGCAGACAAAGTTGGCAACTATAATCCAGTTCGTGGACAAAAAGTAATTGCGTATGCAAAACGTTTTCTTGATTCAGCAGTCCCATTAAAAGAACAAAGCTATTCTGATATAAAGCGTTTTTCGATAGAGCAAGGAATGCTCAAAGTGCACTTTTCGGACAATAATGAAAGCGTTTTATTAAATCAGGAGCAATTCGTTGGGTATCAAGGTAATGAAAATAATCCCGATGCAATTCTATTGAAAAACAACGATATTCACCTAGAAATTCAAATTGACCCATCCAATCCAATCGGCAAAACGGATCCTGCAGGTATTAAAGATGTATATGTAGAGTCTGCCATTACAACGATTATGGATTTTGAAGATTCAGTTGCTGCAGTAGATGCCGAGGATAAAGTACTTGTATATCGGAACTTTTTCGGCCTAATCAAAGGTGACATTGTTGCATCATTTCCAAAAGGAAAAAAGACGATATCTCGAACACTGAATCCTGATCGTGAATATATCTCCCCAGATGGTAAAGAATTTTCACTTCGTGGCCGCTCACTCATGTTTGCCCGTAATGTGGGTCACTTAATGACAACAAATGCCGTACTCGATCAATCAAATAACGAAGTTCCAGAGGGCATTCTGGATACAGTCATTACAGGACTTATCGCTAAGCACGATATTCTCAATAATGGCAAATATCAAAATTCATCTAAAGGTTCAATTTATATCGTAAAACCCAAAATGCATGGTTCAGAAGAAGTAGCTTTTGCCAATGAATTATTTAATCGTACAGAAGATTTACTTGCATTAAAGCGAAACACAATGAAAATAGGTGTAATGGATGAAGAACGTCGCACAACCCTTAACCTTCAAAACTGTATTCGAGAAGTGAAGGAGCGTGTTGTCTTTATTAATACTGGTTTCCTAGACCGTACAGGAGATGAAATTCATACTTCAATGGAAGCAGGTCCTGTTATCCGTAAAAATGAAATGAAGAACGCCACTTGGTTACAAAGCTATGAGAAATCTAATGTGCAACAGGGATTGAAAACAGGCTTTTCCGGTGTAGGACAAATCGGAAAAGGGATGTGGGCTATGCCAGACTTGATGGCAGACATGTTAGCACAGAAAGGAAGCCAATTACAAGCAGGAGCGAATACGGCTTGGGTACCTTCACCAACTGCAGCTACCCTTCATGCCCTTCACTACCATGAAGCCAATGTTCCAAATATCCAGAGTGAATTAGCAAAGACTACATCAACCTATCAAGACGACATTCTTCAAGTACCAATAGAAGATAAGAACTGGAGTAAAGAAGAGATTCAAGAAGAGCTTGATAATAATGCTCAGGGTATTCTTGGGTACGTGGTTCGCTGGGTCGAGCATGGTGTGGGTTGTTCAAAAGTTCCGGACATTCGTAACATTGAACTTATGGAAGATCGCGCCACCCTCCGTATTTCAAGTCAACATATGGCGAATTGGCTACATCATGGCATTTGTACAGAAGAACAGGTATTAGAAACAATGAAACGCATGGCCAAAGTTGTAGACGAACAAAATGCAAGTGACCCCGATTATCGTGCCATGGCTGCAAATTATCAAGATTCTGTTGCATTTCAAGCGGCTTGCGACCTGGTTTTTAAAGGATTGGAGCAGCCAAGCGGATATACAGAACCTATTTTGCATAAACGTCGACAAGAAGCCAAAGCAAAGTTGTATGCCAATAAGTAA
- a CDS encoding FadR/GntR family transcriptional regulator, with protein sequence MVIILEFKRISSQKISEKVEEQIVKLIKEGSYKEGDKLPSVRELCDSLDVGRSAVRDALTTLKGRGLVETRQGEGTFVTGFNPKRYFQHMLMPHQKELESLFQVREILETSIVKLAAVNRKEQDLIAMRKTLNHMSECQYDESGYHDCQFHMAIAKASGNNILQQLLESISSTMAKSMADFHCLIASKPELIHDIHHQHELIMDMIVCEDVSGANEAMLLHLSYVKKHMRKGFSIRSEFIETN encoded by the coding sequence GTGGTTATTATTCTGGAATTTAAGCGTATTTCTTCTCAAAAAATATCTGAGAAAGTTGAAGAACAAATAGTAAAGCTAATTAAAGAAGGTAGTTACAAAGAGGGCGATAAGCTACCCTCTGTGCGAGAGCTTTGTGATTCTCTTGATGTAGGTCGTTCAGCTGTACGTGATGCGCTGACAACACTAAAGGGGAGAGGATTAGTAGAAACAAGACAGGGTGAGGGAACGTTTGTGACAGGGTTCAATCCCAAGCGTTATTTTCAACATATGTTGATGCCCCATCAGAAGGAATTGGAATCTCTCTTTCAAGTAAGAGAAATTTTAGAAACGAGCATTGTCAAACTAGCTGCAGTAAATCGCAAAGAACAGGATCTCATTGCCATGAGAAAAACGCTCAATCACATGAGTGAATGTCAATATGATGAAAGCGGTTATCATGATTGTCAATTTCATATGGCAATTGCTAAAGCATCTGGAAATAACATCTTACAACAATTACTAGAATCAATCTCGTCCACAATGGCTAAATCAATGGCTGATTTCCATTGTTTAATTGCTTCGAAACCTGAACTGATTCATGACATCCATCATCAGCACGAATTAATCATGGATATGATCGTTTGTGAAGATGTTTCAGGTGCAAACGAAGCCATGTTACTTCACCTATCCTATGTAAAAAAGCATATGAGAAAAGGATTTTCGATTCGCTCTGAATTTATTGAAACAAATTGA
- a CDS encoding FAD-binding oxidoreductase, which yields MDELLIEGPLTELANRFGNITPHILYPETEDEVAMILKEANKAGKKLAIVSGGTKLGYGGIKPDYDFTLSLKKLTGIVEHTAGDMTVTVKPGTTMQNLQQFLKQHNQMVPLDPAHSSASTIGGVVSANESGPKRLKYGAARDHVIGMRIVYPDGKIIRTGGKVVKNVAGYDMNKLFIGAMGTLGVITEITLKLRPLPKHSSIVTLSVQEDALNDLKSFIIQIQDSTIEPVSLELINPTLSKNLFHKDEYHLIIALEDVKKAVLFQEAWINENKPTEAMMNVLEQTEDFWTLFNELTPNSQNDFHDTTSGVMKVGTPNMEVFPLLQECDRLNLEGNVQILAHAGVGHGLSTIIVSGLPENVVQWISYIQAFSEEHGGYGIVKHLPFELRKQLKVWGQQKGSFSLMKGIKQKLDPKNTLNEQRFIGGI from the coding sequence TTGGACGAACTGCTGATTGAAGGCCCATTGACCGAATTGGCAAACCGATTTGGCAATATTACGCCTCATATACTATATCCAGAGACGGAAGACGAAGTTGCAATGATTTTAAAGGAAGCAAATAAAGCCGGAAAGAAACTCGCTATTGTAAGTGGTGGAACTAAACTGGGATACGGAGGGATAAAGCCTGATTACGACTTTACTCTTTCTTTAAAAAAATTAACCGGTATTGTTGAACACACAGCAGGAGATATGACAGTAACAGTAAAACCTGGTACTACCATGCAGAACCTTCAACAATTTTTGAAGCAGCACAATCAGATGGTCCCATTAGACCCAGCTCACTCATCAGCTTCCACTATTGGTGGGGTCGTTAGTGCTAATGAAAGTGGACCTAAACGCTTGAAATACGGGGCTGCACGTGATCACGTAATCGGCATGCGTATTGTTTATCCTGATGGCAAAATTATTCGTACAGGCGGAAAAGTTGTGAAAAATGTGGCTGGTTACGATATGAACAAATTGTTTATTGGTGCCATGGGAACTCTCGGAGTCATTACAGAAATCACATTAAAGTTACGTCCATTGCCAAAACACTCAAGTATAGTCACGTTAAGTGTGCAAGAAGATGCACTTAATGATTTAAAATCATTCATTATACAAATTCAGGACTCTACGATTGAACCTGTTTCTCTTGAACTCATCAACCCAACGCTATCCAAGAATTTATTTCATAAAGATGAGTATCACTTAATAATCGCACTTGAAGATGTTAAAAAAGCAGTCCTTTTTCAAGAAGCTTGGATTAATGAAAATAAACCTACAGAAGCAATGATGAACGTTTTAGAACAGACTGAAGACTTCTGGACATTATTTAATGAGCTAACACCAAACAGTCAAAACGATTTTCATGATACGACTTCTGGTGTTATGAAAGTCGGAACACCCAATATGGAAGTATTCCCACTACTTCAGGAATGCGATCGATTGAATCTTGAAGGTAACGTCCAGATTCTTGCACACGCAGGAGTTGGACATGGTCTCAGTACAATTATCGTCTCAGGGCTCCCTGAAAACGTCGTTCAATGGATTAGCTACATCCAGGCATTTTCTGAGGAACATGGTGGCTATGGAATAGTAAAACATCTTCCTTTCGAACTTAGAAAACAGTTGAAAGTCTGGGGACAACAAAAAGGTTCTTTCTCTTTAATGAAAGGAATAAAACAGAAGCTTGATCCCAAAAACACGCTGAACGAACAGCGTTTTATAGGAGGGATATAG
- a CDS encoding (Fe-S)-binding protein: MSLKEKELMKNSPPCSSNSLSNYLWEDHPDEEKWADCVHCGMCLESCPTYLETGQEQHSPRGRVHLIKSVAEGKLEVNEQFMDPVFQCLDCRACTTACPADVDVGGLIEEARGQVRQAMPLKGVKRAVSSFFLKGIFPHQNRLQAAGGLLKFYQKSGLQKAVRSTGVLRIMPDHLVEMEAVMPEIHQSTHQKYKNVDIIPAKGNSKAQVAMLKGCIMDVMFSDINQSTINVLTHNGNDVVLPKNQTCCGALHIHAGDRETGKKLAKQNIEAFQDAHKVVVNAAGCGCALKEYPELFRHDPEWKAKAEVFSEKVEDISKYLYDTGYEKPQSAINKRITYHDACHLAHGQGVRHEPRQLLKDIPGVDYVEQPNADTCCGSAGIYNITNPEMASAVLERKMENVPNDVEMISMGNPGCMLQMAIGVQKYGRGGKIVHTVQLLDWAYQEDGMKGVKDGVIGEKEESNNRP, translated from the coding sequence ATGAGTTTAAAAGAAAAAGAACTAATGAAGAATTCACCTCCTTGTTCATCTAACAGTTTAAGTAATTACCTGTGGGAGGACCATCCTGATGAGGAAAAGTGGGCAGACTGTGTACATTGTGGTATGTGTCTTGAATCATGTCCAACATATTTAGAGACAGGGCAAGAACAACATTCACCACGAGGACGCGTTCATCTTATTAAATCTGTTGCTGAAGGAAAGCTTGAAGTAAATGAGCAATTTATGGATCCGGTATTTCAGTGCCTGGATTGCCGTGCATGTACAACTGCATGCCCTGCAGATGTTGATGTTGGTGGGTTGATTGAAGAAGCACGTGGTCAGGTAAGACAAGCTATGCCGTTAAAAGGAGTAAAGCGAGCCGTCAGCAGCTTCTTCTTGAAAGGTATATTTCCTCACCAAAATCGTCTCCAAGCAGCTGGCGGGTTATTAAAATTCTATCAAAAGAGCGGGCTTCAAAAAGCGGTTCGATCGACTGGAGTCCTCCGTATTATGCCTGATCACCTTGTAGAAATGGAAGCAGTTATGCCCGAGATTCACCAATCGACGCATCAAAAGTATAAAAATGTTGATATTATCCCTGCGAAAGGAAATTCGAAAGCACAAGTTGCAATGTTGAAGGGATGTATCATGGACGTGATGTTTAGTGACATTAACCAATCAACCATCAACGTTCTTACGCATAACGGAAATGATGTTGTTCTTCCTAAAAATCAAACGTGTTGCGGTGCTTTGCACATCCACGCAGGTGACCGAGAAACCGGAAAGAAACTTGCCAAACAAAACATTGAAGCATTTCAAGATGCCCATAAAGTCGTGGTTAACGCAGCAGGATGTGGATGTGCATTGAAGGAGTACCCGGAGCTTTTCCGACATGATCCAGAATGGAAAGCAAAAGCAGAAGTTTTTTCTGAGAAGGTGGAAGATATTTCAAAATATCTCTATGATACAGGGTATGAGAAACCGCAAAGTGCAATCAACAAACGGATTACCTATCACGATGCCTGTCACCTTGCACATGGCCAGGGCGTTCGTCATGAACCAAGGCAGTTATTAAAAGATATTCCGGGTGTTGATTATGTTGAACAGCCAAATGCAGATACCTGTTGCGGCAGTGCCGGAATATATAACATTACAAATCCCGAAATGGCTTCCGCTGTTCTAGAACGAAAAATGGAAAATGTACCTAACGACGTTGAGATGATTTCTATGGGGAATCCGGGATGTATGCTTCAAATGGCAATAGGTGTTCAGAAATACGGCCGTGGCGGAAAAATTGTACACACCGTTCAGTTACTTGATTGGGCCTATCAAGAAGATGGAATGAAAGG